A genomic segment from Saprospiraceae bacterium encodes:
- a CDS encoding crotonase/enoyl-CoA hydratase family protein — MEKYQYFKVDIFEHIAEVGFNRPHKANALHLAAWEEMQAIFEALDENDEARVIILKGEGKHFCAGIDLDLLMGIQAFQEMSCEGKKREAIRKFIIKLQNTITAIEKCRKPVIAAIHKGCIGGAVDIVTACDMRYCTEDAYFTIKEIDLGFAADIGTLQRLPKIINPGMANELAYTGRNVDGKEAKNIGLVTRVYANQEEMMLQVMQIAKAIAAKSPLAIRSTKQMLLYSRDHKVEEALDYMATWNSAVLLSNDLLEAFQATIQKRTPNFK; from the coding sequence ATGGAAAAATACCAATATTTTAAGGTAGATATATTTGAACATATAGCAGAAGTGGGCTTCAACCGGCCCCATAAGGCCAACGCCCTGCACCTGGCTGCATGGGAGGAAATGCAAGCTATTTTTGAAGCCCTGGACGAAAATGACGAAGCAAGGGTAATTATCCTTAAAGGGGAAGGGAAACATTTTTGTGCAGGCATAGATTTAGATTTGCTGATGGGGATTCAAGCCTTTCAGGAAATGAGTTGTGAGGGAAAAAAGCGCGAAGCCATCCGCAAATTTATTATCAAACTGCAAAACACGATTACAGCCATCGAAAAATGTCGCAAACCAGTTATAGCTGCTATCCATAAAGGCTGTATTGGCGGCGCGGTAGATATTGTCACCGCCTGTGATATGCGCTATTGTACCGAGGACGCTTATTTTACCATCAAGGAAATTGACCTTGGTTTTGCGGCAGACATCGGGACCCTCCAACGCCTACCCAAGATTATCAACCCCGGGATGGCCAATGAATTAGCCTATACAGGCAGGAATGTGGATGGTAAGGAAGCCAAAAATATTGGCTTGGTGACCCGGGTATATGCCAACCAGGAGGAGATGATGTTGCAAGTCATGCAAATAGCTAAAGCGATCGCTGCTAAGTCACCGTTGGCCATTCGTAGCACCAAACAAATGCTCCTGTACAGCAGAGATCATAAAGTCGAGGAAGCCCTCGATTACATGGCAACCTGGAATTCAGCTGTTTTACTTTCAAATGACCTCTTGGAAGCTTTCCAGGCTACTATCCAAAAGAGAACGCCTAATTTTAAATAA
- a CDS encoding alpha-amylase C-terminal beta-sheet domain-containing protein encodes MKFGKYVSLNSPFDFSFNTDIMLQGFNWDAHAHNAGWYNVVKKKAEELGRAEFDMIWLPPPSDAASPEGYLPRQLYKLNSAYGSKRELIGLIKELHANGLKVIADIVINHRVGTHNWADFTLPSWGSWAVTANDEWAIRGGHLCGNWDTGDSFDGGRDLDHTNAKVQADIINWLNWLKNSIGFDGWRYDFTRGYAGHFNRLYNQATTPYFSVGELWNVLDLENVDAHRQQLVDWIDSTFGTSTAFDFTTKGVLQQAVNGELWRLAIKDAAPGLIGWKPGHAVTFIDNHDTGSSQNHWPFPADKVLLGYVYILTHPGIPCVFWDHYFDWDIRGEIDGLIKVRKGNRLHSRSSLQIKAATNDLYAAEIDEKVAIKIGPGAWHPNGKGWNLRLSGNDYGVWERVW; translated from the coding sequence ATGAAGTTTGGAAAATATGTTTCGCTCAATTCTCCGTTTGACTTTTCCTTCAATACAGATATTATGCTTCAAGGCTTTAATTGGGATGCTCATGCCCATAACGCTGGATGGTATAATGTTGTAAAAAAGAAGGCAGAAGAACTAGGCAGGGCCGAATTTGACATGATCTGGTTGCCACCTCCTAGTGATGCGGCCTCGCCAGAAGGGTATTTGCCACGGCAATTATACAAGCTGAACAGTGCCTATGGTTCTAAAAGAGAGCTGATCGGGCTCATTAAAGAGTTGCACGCTAACGGACTTAAAGTTATTGCAGATATCGTTATTAATCACCGAGTAGGTACGCATAATTGGGCCGACTTCACTCTTCCTTCCTGGGGTAGTTGGGCTGTGACGGCCAATGACGAATGGGCCATCAGGGGTGGACACCTTTGCGGAAATTGGGATACGGGTGATAGCTTTGATGGGGGTAGAGACCTTGATCACACCAATGCCAAGGTACAAGCGGATATTATCAATTGGCTCAACTGGTTAAAAAATAGTATCGGTTTTGATGGCTGGCGATATGATTTTACCAGGGGATATGCTGGTCATTTTAACAGGTTATACAACCAGGCTACCACCCCCTATTTTTCGGTAGGTGAATTGTGGAATGTCCTGGATTTAGAAAACGTTGATGCGCATCGCCAACAACTTGTAGATTGGATTGATAGCACTTTTGGGACCTCCACCGCTTTTGATTTTACCACGAAAGGGGTTTTACAGCAAGCGGTGAATGGCGAATTATGGCGATTAGCTATCAAGGATGCCGCACCAGGCTTAATAGGTTGGAAGCCGGGGCATGCTGTCACTTTTATAGACAATCACGATACGGGCAGTAGCCAAAATCACTGGCCATTTCCGGCGGACAAGGTGCTTTTGGGTTATGTCTATATTCTAACCCATCCGGGTATTCCATGTGTTTTTTGGGACCATTATTTTGATTGGGACATCAGGGGGGAAATCGATGGGCTAATCAAGGTCAGGAAAGGAAATAGACTGCATAGTCGAAGTTCCTTGCAGATCAAAGCAGCAACAAATGACCTATACGCAGCGGAAATTGATGAGAAAGTAGCCATAAAAATAGGACCTGGGGCCTGGCACCCAAATGGAAAGGGATGGAATTTGCGCTTATCAGGAAATGATTATGGCGTTTGGGAGCGGGTGTGGTAA
- a CDS encoding DUF1080 domain-containing protein — MRTLFFLIVFLFAVAACTEAPPPPAPEKPWIQLFNGKDLTGWTPKIRGYELGNNFGNTFRVEDGILMVSYDQYETFDERFGHLFYEKPFSNYRLRVEYRFVGEQLPDGPGWAFRNNGLMLHCQTPESMLLDQDFPVSIEAQILGGNGTEERTTCNLCTPGTHVEKDGKLITQHCINSTSKTFHGDQWVNVEFIVMGDSLFQHIAEGDTVLVYNKSQIGGSDLPEGFPLAQGTPLKEGYISIQSETHPTEFRKIELQELK; from the coding sequence ATGAGAACCTTATTTTTTCTTATTGTCTTCCTTTTTGCGGTTGCTGCATGTACAGAAGCCCCTCCTCCGCCAGCACCCGAAAAACCCTGGATTCAATTGTTTAACGGAAAAGATCTCACAGGGTGGACACCCAAAATTCGAGGGTATGAATTGGGCAATAATTTTGGAAATACTTTCCGTGTAGAAGATGGTATACTGATGGTTTCCTACGATCAATACGAAACTTTTGATGAACGATTCGGTCATTTGTTTTATGAGAAACCCTTCTCAAATTACCGTCTTCGGGTAGAATACCGTTTTGTTGGCGAACAATTGCCTGACGGGCCGGGCTGGGCCTTTCGGAACAATGGCTTAATGCTCCACTGCCAAACCCCCGAATCCATGCTACTGGACCAAGATTTTCCCGTCTCCATCGAGGCACAAATCCTCGGCGGCAATGGAACGGAGGAGCGCACAACCTGCAACCTTTGTACGCCTGGGACTCACGTTGAAAAAGACGGCAAATTGATTACCCAACATTGTATCAATTCAACTTCTAAGACTTTCCATGGCGACCAATGGGTAAACGTAGAGTTCATTGTAATGGGCGATTCCCTTTTCCAGCACATTGCAGAGGGCGATACGGTTTTGGTCTATAATAAATCCCAAATTGGAGGTAGTGATCTTCCCGAGGGGTTTCCCTTGGCACAAGGTACCCCTTTGAAAGAAGGCTATATCTCCATCCAAAGCGAAACTCACCCCACCGAATTCAGAAAAATTGAATTGCAAGAGCTAAAATAG
- a CDS encoding MlaD family protein: MANEVKIGLLAIVTIAVAFWGYKFIIGNNILVKTNSYQVLYDDVSGLQIGTDVKIHGVDVGTVSKVTLLPGEKEQVLVVIDLEKGINVPKDTRVVIATTSVMGGMDLFLKYDKPCSGNDCAEVGSFLKGETLGLIGSMVGTDNLGIYIDKMEKAMQSLLDSLNEKMLGEDSANPLAKILRNLDATTSSLMVASNSLNHLLNNDVKTTMSNLNSLTSSLDESKGSLVGIIQNADTISSQIAAADLEATIGAFKQTLADLQKTLGAANATMASLSSTMGGINNGEGTIGKLMKDDELYNNLQALILRSDSLFNDVKEHPYRYVPLKGRRKVQKYDRLDAKEGN, encoded by the coding sequence ATGGCTAATGAAGTAAAAATTGGGCTCCTTGCTATTGTAACGATAGCTGTAGCCTTTTGGGGATACAAATTTATTATTGGTAATAATATCCTTGTAAAAACCAATTCCTACCAGGTTCTATATGATGATGTAAGCGGCTTGCAAATTGGTACAGACGTTAAAATACACGGTGTAGATGTGGGTACGGTGTCTAAAGTAACCTTACTCCCTGGAGAAAAAGAGCAAGTACTAGTTGTTATTGACCTGGAAAAAGGCATTAATGTTCCTAAAGATACAAGAGTGGTAATTGCAACGACTAGTGTTATGGGTGGCATGGATTTGTTTCTGAAATATGATAAACCCTGTTCGGGAAATGATTGCGCTGAGGTTGGCTCTTTTTTAAAAGGCGAAACACTTGGCCTAATTGGTTCAATGGTAGGTACCGACAATCTTGGTATATATATTGATAAGATGGAAAAAGCGATGCAGTCGCTATTGGATTCGCTGAATGAAAAAATGCTTGGCGAGGATAGCGCCAATCCTTTAGCCAAAATATTACGCAACTTAGATGCTACCACAAGTAGTTTAATGGTCGCTTCTAATTCACTCAATCATCTCCTGAATAATGATGTCAAAACAACCATGAGCAACCTTAATAGCTTGACAAGTAGCTTGGATGAGAGCAAAGGGAGCCTGGTTGGTATTATTCAGAATGCAGACACGATTTCCAGTCAAATTGCTGCAGCAGACCTGGAAGCTACCATCGGGGCTTTCAAGCAAACGCTAGCAGATCTCCAAAAAACCTTGGGGGCGGCTAATGCAACAATGGCAAGCCTTTCAAGTACCATGGGTGGCATCAATAATGGAGAAGGAACCATTGGGAAATTAATGAAAGACGATGAATTATATAATAATTTGCAAGCGCTAATTTTACGTTCCGATTCCTTATTTAACGATGTGAAAGAACATCCATACCGATATGTTCCCCTAAAGGGAAGGCGCAAGGTTCAAAAATATGACCGCCTTGATGCGAAGGAAGGCAACTAG
- a CDS encoding M43 family zinc metalloprotease, whose amino-acid sequence MIRVLLTLFVGCFLAIGHSQSIPAAPKGCGYDHYVHTLDQRYAGFKASADDLFRRVAKRPALEKDMEVYTIPVVVHIVWKKEEENLSDDLIKDVIDVLNEDYRRLNADANQIRPEFENLVGDAFIEFELAGVERVQTDASFKLNLLGGSLPDNVKKASDGGSDAWDTEQYLNIWVCNIEGGSLLGYAYPPADLSHWPEGANAPTPEVDGVVIHYQVFRRSGTHTASGLLGSGEMTVPVRGRTITHEVGHYLGLRHIWGDGLLSILGIPDCDADDGINDTPQQGVSSQFQCDPAQNTCGDGIDDMPDMFENYMDYAAEDCLNSFTHEQIAIMRSVLENERNGLIGQVVSPTVSVETNDKFRVFPNPAKDQLFVESSLEHFQDYQIRLVDMQGRWLQSPTMGRYADRQTINVAGLPAGLYGLVIWQGEKQYFQKIIVR is encoded by the coding sequence ATGATTCGTGTACTACTAACGCTTTTTGTTGGTTGCTTTTTGGCTATTGGCCATTCCCAATCTATTCCTGCTGCACCTAAGGGTTGCGGCTATGACCACTACGTACATACGCTCGATCAGCGCTATGCCGGATTTAAAGCCAGTGCCGATGACCTTTTTCGGCGGGTAGCGAAGCGGCCAGCCTTGGAAAAAGATATGGAAGTGTATACCATACCTGTTGTGGTTCATATCGTGTGGAAAAAGGAAGAAGAAAATTTATCAGATGACTTAATCAAAGATGTCATCGATGTTCTTAATGAAGATTACCGCCGCTTGAATGCGGATGCTAATCAAATTCGCCCGGAATTCGAAAACCTCGTCGGAGATGCTTTTATTGAATTCGAATTAGCTGGTGTAGAAAGGGTGCAAACTGATGCGTCCTTCAAACTTAACCTACTGGGCGGTAGCCTCCCTGACAATGTTAAAAAAGCAAGCGATGGGGGAAGTGATGCCTGGGATACGGAGCAGTACCTCAATATTTGGGTTTGCAATATCGAAGGGGGTAGCTTGCTTGGATATGCCTATCCGCCTGCCGATCTTAGTCACTGGCCTGAAGGTGCTAACGCCCCTACCCCCGAAGTGGACGGGGTGGTCATTCATTACCAGGTATTTAGAAGATCTGGTACGCATACCGCTTCCGGCTTGTTGGGGTCTGGAGAAATGACAGTTCCCGTAAGAGGCCGAACCATTACTCATGAGGTTGGCCATTACCTTGGGTTGCGGCATATTTGGGGCGATGGATTGCTCTCTATTTTAGGCATTCCTGATTGTGATGCTGATGATGGCATCAATGACACACCTCAACAAGGTGTTTCCAGTCAATTCCAATGTGATCCAGCCCAAAATACCTGTGGTGATGGGATAGATGACATGCCCGATATGTTCGAAAACTACATGGACTACGCTGCGGAGGATTGCTTGAATAGCTTTACCCATGAGCAGATTGCCATCATGAGAAGTGTTTTGGAAAATGAGCGAAATGGCTTGATTGGCCAAGTGGTTAGTCCAACCGTCTCGGTTGAAACAAACGATAAATTTCGGGTATTCCCTAATCCAGCAAAAGATCAACTTTTTGTCGAATCGAGTCTGGAGCATTTCCAAGACTATCAAATTCGGTTGGTCGACATGCAGGGGCGGTGGCTACAGTCGCCCACTATGGGCCGATATGCTGACCGCCAGACGATCAATGTGGCCGGTTTGCCTGCTGGTTTGTATGGGCTTGTGATTTGGCAGGGTGAAAAACAGTATTTTCAAAAAATAATTGTGCGCTAG
- a CDS encoding bifunctional 4-hydroxy-2-oxoglutarate aldolase/2-dehydro-3-deoxy-phosphogluconate aldolase — translation MNRESIRQKIADSGIIAIIRVGKGVDLLKLVESYAKGGVTSIEITTNTPGCFEAVETIARTMPEIQIGVGTVRNTGEAGLAIQHGAQFLVTPISDPEIIEISHKNDIPVCMGAFTPTEIYNAYQYGADMIKLFPAESLGIPYMKAVLAPMPPMQMVPTGGINLQNAQDWFKAGATALGIGSSLVHPTLIANKDYTALSKLAQQFAQLVPK, via the coding sequence ATGAATAGGGAAAGTATTCGCCAAAAAATAGCCGATAGTGGCATCATTGCAATTATAAGAGTTGGGAAAGGAGTAGACCTGCTCAAGCTTGTTGAAAGTTATGCCAAAGGAGGGGTAACCTCCATTGAAATAACGACCAATACACCAGGCTGTTTTGAGGCAGTTGAAACCATTGCCCGAACCATGCCGGAAATCCAAATTGGCGTAGGCACCGTTCGAAACACAGGAGAAGCCGGGCTTGCTATTCAACATGGAGCTCAATTTTTAGTGACGCCTATTTCAGATCCAGAGATCATAGAGATTTCCCATAAAAATGACATTCCTGTTTGCATGGGTGCCTTTACCCCAACCGAAATATACAATGCGTACCAATATGGGGCCGACATGATTAAATTATTCCCTGCCGAAAGTCTGGGAATCCCTTACATGAAAGCCGTTCTTGCGCCTATGCCGCCCATGCAAATGGTCCCAACAGGGGGCATTAACCTGCAAAATGCACAGGATTGGTTTAAGGCAGGCGCCACTGCCCTTGGCATTGGCAGCTCGCTCGTTCATCCCACCCTTATTGCAAACAAGGATTATACTGCCCTAAGCAAGCTCGCCCAGCAATTCGCACAACTGGTTCCAAAATGA
- a CDS encoding N-acetylmuramoyl-L-alanine amidase, producing MLKKVITLIQTFLISLLPLMLNGFNVSLSIDSTILLEEHTHFNSEYFPTHWLETVRKVIKESQKSEKPFEVKTVVIDAGHGGHDPGCSGANSREKHIALAISQKLALYMRERFPDLKVILTRDEDIFIPLQERAAIANRNNADMFISIHCNYMPGSSATKGTETYVMGLHTANENLEVAKRENAAILHEDNYVENYGGYDPNSTEGHIMLSMFQNAFLEQSILFADKVEKKFGEYERKTRGVKQAGFLVLRETTMPSILVEAGFLSSKYEEGFLKTEEGQQVIANSILEAFVEYKYEVEAGDLTSAPLLANEVQQRKGLQPMQTSASPFNSTNTAKATVVKSTSSSPTPSNQQEAVPMNVATDPAPNFYNYKPSASSQQTSVKPEPMIIPIQHGGMVQTPRPATTETAVETTLNHTAYASEVNNPVAAASSTNANRQNIRFCVQLAASPRPLETSSYKWQSIDYRIEVIQENQMYKYQARHFLNFQQALSAKVQVQKLGFKDAFIVAYKNGEKIPLEEAKQALGL from the coding sequence ATGTTAAAAAAAGTCATAACCCTTATTCAAACGTTTCTAATTTCCCTTCTGCCTTTGATGCTTAACGGGTTTAACGTTTCATTATCTATTGATTCAACCATACTCCTGGAAGAACACACTCACTTTAACAGTGAATATTTTCCTACCCATTGGTTGGAAACAGTGCGCAAAGTTATTAAAGAAAGCCAAAAGTCCGAAAAACCTTTCGAAGTAAAAACAGTTGTGATTGATGCTGGCCATGGTGGGCATGATCCTGGTTGTTCCGGTGCCAACTCCAGGGAGAAGCATATTGCCTTAGCAATCAGTCAGAAATTGGCACTTTACATGCGAGAACGGTTTCCTGATCTGAAGGTGATCTTAACGAGAGATGAAGATATTTTTATTCCGCTGCAGGAGCGAGCCGCCATCGCCAATAGGAATAATGCAGATATGTTTATCTCTATTCACTGTAATTATATGCCTGGTAGTAGTGCCACTAAGGGGACAGAGACCTACGTCATGGGCCTCCATACCGCTAATGAAAACCTCGAAGTGGCCAAAAGGGAAAATGCAGCCATTTTGCATGAGGATAATTATGTCGAAAATTATGGTGGCTATGACCCCAATTCGACAGAAGGACATATCATGCTGAGTATGTTCCAAAATGCTTTCCTGGAACAAAGTATTTTATTTGCAGATAAAGTGGAAAAGAAATTTGGTGAATATGAACGAAAAACCAGGGGCGTAAAACAGGCCGGTTTTTTGGTTTTGCGAGAGACGACCATGCCTAGCATTTTAGTCGAAGCGGGCTTCCTGAGTAGTAAATATGAAGAAGGTTTTTTGAAAACGGAAGAAGGACAACAGGTGATTGCTAATTCGATTCTTGAAGCTTTTGTAGAATATAAATATGAGGTTGAAGCGGGCGATCTGACCTCGGCGCCCTTACTGGCCAATGAGGTGCAGCAAAGAAAAGGATTACAACCTATGCAGACCTCAGCTTCCCCTTTCAATTCAACCAATACAGCAAAAGCGACTGTTGTAAAAAGTACTTCCTCCTCCCCTACTCCATCCAATCAACAGGAAGCCGTACCAATGAATGTTGCGACAGACCCAGCACCGAATTTTTATAATTACAAACCTAGTGCTTCCTCTCAACAGACGAGTGTTAAACCTGAACCCATGATCATTCCTATTCAACATGGTGGCATGGTGCAAACACCTCGTCCTGCGACCACGGAAACCGCAGTGGAAACTACGCTTAATCATACCGCTTATGCTTCAGAAGTAAATAATCCCGTCGCTGCTGCGTCGTCAACGAATGCAAATAGGCAAAATATCCGTTTTTGTGTCCAGCTGGCCGCTTCTCCTCGTCCCTTGGAAACGAGTTCTTATAAATGGCAAAGCATAGATTACCGAATTGAGGTAATTCAAGAAAATCAAATGTACAAATACCAAGCTCGCCATTTTTTAAATTTCCAACAGGCACTTTCTGCTAAAGTACAGGTACAAAAACTAGGATTTAAGGATGCCTTTATTGTTGCTTATAAGAATGGAGAAAAAATTCCATTGGAGGAAGCAAAACAAGCTTTAGGTCTATAA
- a CDS encoding putative LPS assembly protein LptD, producing the protein MNRRLPSIAILDTIPLTDSTIIVADSLAFSIDTLLPDLARIVYSKDSLEAEVAYNSQDSMIYDIANKQIHLYGDAVVSYQTIKLEAAHIILDLNTNIVTAEGMPDSLGRKAGLPVFADGEQHFTADRMKYNFDTKKGVVYDVTTDYNDLVVLGAKSKFITGEEPKDTSEFRKDIIYSQNAIFTTCTHPEPHFGIRSKKQKIIPNKLVVVGPSNLEIMGVPTPLWLPFGFFPISSGRQTGLLFPRDYEYSPSWGFGLRDIGWYFPLGEHFNLSLTGDIYVKGTWGLRAQSNYNRRYKYTGNFVLGYDKRREENSDGTINRPTSFRLNWSHNQAASAHPTNRFGGSINFQTNNYQSRVFNDASSVLQNQLNSNFSFSKNWQDKPITFSVAFGHSQNNRDSSITVNFPNVQFVTQTLYPFRRKVTLGKRKWYEDITFRYQGETRSTFTGKDTSFFSTQTLRDAKFGAKHSLSSGTSFKVFKYFSLNPNVSYQETWNFRTLQKNFIEDIQYDTIFNNSTGEQEIRVRRLGQVVDTLVSGFKPYRTYSASVSLNTQIYGTLRFKNSRIKGIRHVIKPSINFGYAPNYLNENLGYFDYVQDPFNEDELDQYSIFQGGVYGAPSASEQQMAIGYSLNNLFEAKVLSRKDSTDKKIKILDNLVLSGQYNFAADSLKWSQVSIRGNTRFFKGMTNIQMGATFDPYIRTYDDFGRPKRVNITAWKVRHRPVEFVTANFRMTTNITVDKIRALFQGKEEELVEDLRDEDGTLIQRKRERPVETDFLSLFNDFRISHNIAMEWDRIGPQNDTFEITTHSVDLRGSIQLTDRWSINISRIGYDFKTNRVTYPSLGFSRDLHCWQMGMNWAPTRGTYNFFIQVKPGSLDFLRIPYDQNNADGIRAFR; encoded by the coding sequence ATGAATAGGCGTTTGCCATCCATCGCTATTTTGGATACCATTCCATTGACTGATTCTACTATAATTGTCGCTGATTCGCTTGCCTTTTCAATAGATACCCTCCTCCCTGATTTGGCCCGGATTGTATATTCCAAAGATTCTTTAGAAGCGGAGGTAGCATACAATTCCCAGGATTCCATGATTTATGATATTGCCAATAAACAAATTCACCTATATGGGGATGCGGTGGTCTCTTATCAAACCATTAAATTAGAGGCAGCACATATTATTTTAGATTTGAATACCAATATTGTAACAGCGGAGGGCATGCCAGATAGCTTGGGCAGAAAGGCCGGCCTGCCCGTGTTTGCGGATGGCGAGCAGCATTTTACTGCCGATCGAATGAAGTATAATTTTGATACCAAAAAAGGGGTGGTTTATGATGTGACAACAGATTATAATGACTTGGTTGTATTGGGGGCAAAGTCAAAATTTATTACTGGAGAAGAACCCAAAGATACCAGTGAATTCAGGAAAGACATCATTTACAGTCAAAATGCTATATTTACCACCTGCACCCATCCCGAACCCCATTTCGGGATTCGTAGCAAGAAGCAAAAAATTATTCCCAATAAATTAGTAGTGGTTGGGCCATCCAACCTTGAAATCATGGGAGTACCTACGCCTTTATGGTTACCCTTTGGCTTTTTCCCAATTTCCTCTGGACGTCAGACAGGCCTTTTATTTCCTCGGGATTACGAATATTCTCCTTCCTGGGGGTTTGGTCTTCGAGATATTGGTTGGTATTTTCCGCTGGGAGAGCATTTTAACCTATCTCTTACAGGAGATATTTATGTAAAAGGAACCTGGGGTCTCAGAGCTCAATCCAATTATAATAGGCGTTATAAATACACGGGTAATTTTGTATTAGGTTATGATAAAAGACGAGAAGAAAATTCAGATGGCACGATCAATCGGCCTACCTCTTTTCGACTGAATTGGTCGCACAACCAAGCGGCCTCTGCCCACCCGACCAATCGCTTTGGTGGATCCATTAATTTCCAAACCAACAATTACCAATCTAGGGTTTTCAACGATGCCAGTAGTGTATTGCAAAATCAATTAAATTCTAATTTTAGTTTTTCTAAAAATTGGCAGGACAAGCCCATTACTTTTTCCGTAGCCTTCGGGCATAGCCAAAACAACCGGGACAGTAGCATTACCGTCAATTTTCCCAATGTTCAATTTGTTACCCAAACACTTTACCCCTTCCGGCGGAAAGTGACCTTGGGGAAAAGAAAATGGTACGAAGATATTACCTTCAGATACCAAGGTGAGACGCGAAGCACCTTTACAGGAAAAGACACTTCTTTTTTTTCCACCCAAACCTTGCGGGATGCCAAATTTGGCGCCAAGCATAGTTTAAGTTCAGGTACCTCCTTTAAAGTGTTTAAATACTTCAGCCTCAATCCCAATGTTAGTTACCAGGAAACTTGGAATTTTAGGACCTTGCAAAAGAATTTTATTGAAGACATTCAATATGACACTATTTTCAATAACAGTACAGGAGAGCAAGAAATCCGGGTTAGACGACTTGGTCAGGTTGTTGACACCCTGGTCTCAGGGTTTAAACCCTATCGAACCTATTCGGCCAGTGTTAGTCTAAATACACAAATATATGGTACCCTTCGGTTTAAGAATAGCCGAATAAAAGGAATACGCCATGTTATTAAACCTTCCATAAACTTTGGTTATGCTCCGAACTATTTGAATGAAAATCTTGGTTATTTTGATTATGTCCAAGATCCCTTTAATGAAGACGAACTCGATCAATACTCCATTTTTCAAGGTGGAGTGTATGGCGCCCCTTCTGCCAGCGAACAGCAAATGGCAATTGGCTATTCACTAAATAACCTTTTTGAAGCCAAGGTGCTTTCTCGAAAAGATTCAACGGATAAGAAGATCAAAATTCTCGACAATTTAGTGTTGAGTGGACAGTATAATTTTGCGGCAGATTCCCTGAAATGGAGCCAGGTTAGCATAAGAGGAAATACCCGCTTTTTTAAGGGAATGACCAATATCCAAATGGGAGCTACTTTTGACCCCTATATTCGCACCTATGACGACTTTGGGCGGCCAAAACGGGTCAATATTACTGCTTGGAAAGTAAGGCATCGGCCGGTAGAATTTGTTACCGCAAATTTTAGAATGACGACTAACATCACTGTCGATAAAATACGCGCTTTGTTTCAAGGGAAGGAAGAGGAGTTGGTTGAAGATTTAAGGGACGAAGATGGAACACTCATACAACGAAAAAGAGAACGACCTGTCGAAACGGATTTCCTTAGTTTATTTAATGATTTTCGAATTTCTCACAACATTGCTATGGAATGGGACCGGATCGGCCCTCAAAATGACACCTTCGAAATTACCACCCATTCCGTAGATTTGAGGGGAAGCATCCAACTAACAGACCGCTGGAGTATAAATATTAGCCGGATTGGGTATGATTTTAAAACCAATCGGGTAACCTATCCCTCTTTGGGCTTTAGTCGCGATCTCCATTGCTGGCAGATGGGCATGAACTGGGCTCCCACCAGAGGGACTTATAATTTCTTTATTCAAGTGAAGCCAGGCTCTTTGGATTTCCTTCGTATTCCTTATGATCAGAATAATGCCGATGGGATAAGGGCCTTTCGATAA